The following are from one region of the Deltaproteobacteria bacterium genome:
- a CDS encoding antibiotic biosynthesis monooxygenase: protein RVVERWESLDAIKAHLVSPHMAEFNLAVAALQPKGLDIKAYEVAREIALG, encoded by the coding sequence TCCGCGTTGTCGAGCGCTGGGAGTCCCTCGATGCGATCAAGGCGCACCTCGTGAGCCCGCACATGGCGGAGTTCAACCTGGCGGTCGCTGCGCTCCAGCCGAAGGGTCTCGACATCAAGGCCTACGAAGTCGCCCGCGAAATCGCGCTCGGTTAG